The nucleotide window AGATTCAAGTTATCTTTAGTGTCCGCTTTGTCGAAATTGCtacaacattacattttaacaaaaagaaccaaaataataaaaatcttgatGCATTTTAATCTGAATGTCAAGAACCTTAGGCTACATGTACATAAGAGTACTTTccgtcatttatataattagagtAATGAGCCCTCCTGATTTTACCCTCGGTTACTAACGGTCAACGGCCTTCCCTGCTTAACAAACCACGAGACTATATATCCGCCAGCTTTCTCACAAGCCACCAACGATTCATtgacagataatattaaattataacaaaaaacgtCAACgccatgaaaataaattttaaataaaattggagtccaaaaatatttaatcccgATTCATTCCCCCTAGGGATGGTATTTTTCCTTCAAATTGAAATGGGACCAAATGGAAAGTAAATCTTCTTCAACAAAAAACGATTTctcaaatgaattaataaatgacaGAAAAACGAATTGAGAACCTtcgtttttaaagttaaaacacTTAACAATTCCTTAATGGGTCGACCTTGGATTTGATCCCCGGAATTTTCATTCATAAGTTTTATTCCAGTTTGTTATTACATACTTTGCTTTATTCGACTCCACACAAACGGTTCTACATTACTGAGCACAATAAACGCTGTCGATATGAGTGATTCTTCTAATTAAGATCTAtcttaataatttcgtgcaggtctacgacagacccgatcgaaacctatccacaattatacaTTGTGTATCCGCCTATTCGGacaatcgagatatttcgacattaaatCCATGAAGTTCAATGACATGGCAGTCCATGTatggtgcgttcagaaagtgtgttcaaaataataatttcgcgCTCGGCAGATTCGATTGTAACTTATCCACGATAAAATATAGattgttcaaaaataataataccgagtgaataaaacatacaacatttacccgtgcgaagccgggttctcgtctagtatataaataaataccaacaTACCTGACAAAATGTCACGAGGCAGGTGAAAACTAAAATTATGTATTCCATTGTAGTTTTAAAAGTGATACAAATGACACAGTGATACCGTTTATAAAGGTTAAAGTGCGCAACGCCTCGATACTGGTATTGCGTAAAAAGATGGATGTGAAATTCGgtaaatatgaaataagtttATCGTTACAATATTTCCATAAATGTTAAAGATTACATTAGTGATATGTTTACTTGgcggcagggctttgtgcaagcccgtcgaGGATGGGTGTCTATAGTACcgctgtgttccgatttgaatgtgaatgagccagtgtatctaccaAACGGCGCATTGacgttgtaaggaatgattaatatttcttacagtttcaATTCTGATCAACTGACTGATTATAATTCTCATACCAGTGGTGGTAACCTTTGGACATATGAACTCCATAACAGTCAGAGCAGAGGAAGTATTAGCTAACATTGACATTGATtaactgttatattatatttgatacataataaaatctACTGTTATTGGACTGCAAGCCCCGGGTAGTGAATACAAAGTTAAAACAGCATCGacagctctccgtgagcaacactattgattacggcaatactattgatactatcgatagtatcgatagttttggactatcgatagtattgctcacggggagttatcgatactatcgatagtattgacacgtgacaatactatcgatatacaccgatatgcaacactaagttaaaaattaaatgtcaaactgTCAAGATTTATTCCGTAGCAGCCCGAAGTTTGAaagctgtctgtctgtatgaTATGTTAATACACCCAGGACTTTGCACGTAACATCCTGCGTCTGAAAATCTCCAGTCGGCCGCCTCATTGAACGTGAGACAATTGAAGTTGCAGCTGCACTTGCATATATTTGAGCGGAGTGATATCTGCGCAGTTGGCTTCACATCATTGAGAACAgctgtgaccgaaatcggtcaggaagatttatcaaataaataggcggctgaagagccgagatggctcagtggttagaacgcgtgcatcttaaccgatgatttcgggttcaaacccaggcaagcaccactgaattttcatgagtttACTTacacttaatttgtgtttataattcatctcaggaaaacatcgtgaggaaacctgcatgtgtccaatttcaacgaaattctgccacatgtgtattccgccaacccgcattgcagcagcgtggtaAAATATGCTCCATGGcttgtcctcaaagggagaggaggcctttagcccagcagtgagaaatttacaggctgctaatgctgaATTATTACATTGACAATAATAGGTGCCCGTTAAGCTTACACCCACGACACACGTAGGTTTAGAGATACAATCAAAACGTCACCCGTACAATCCCTTGCTCGACAACGTAAGCTCATAGACAGATGGCACATGGTACTCACAGCGGCTTAGTTGAACGCTGTTTAACGATTGGGATAGAAAGAGAGAAACTCTCTTTCTATCCCAATCGTTTTatcatttgaaagaagaagacgaAGAATCgcttaattaaatgaaatcgctctttatacaacaattatacattttgaCATGTACTCAACATTggcaattaaattttcataacttatattataaatacggaaATGAATTTAGTAATCAtgtttttctttgtataaatACGTTGTCGAGATTTAAGAAAAGGGCAACGGACATCCCCCCCCCACTCCATTCCGTTCTGTGGGCGGCATCGtgtgttacaaattattttctcattaGTAACGTTAATCATCAGATTTTTGCCAAAGTTAATTAATGTCAGTTTCTTGTACAGAAGATAATTGTAAATCTTATACGTTTTGTGTCCATTTCTACCATTATTAtggtacaattattttcttcCTCTAATTAAGGTATATCGCGTAACAACAAGTCGAAACAGGGAATTTATTCAATTCCCTGTTTCGACTCGGACTCGTTCTGTTAGAACTTACGCTTCATACGAAAATGAGAAATGAAATGCTGCtttattaaaatacgttttcagtattaaataaaaaaaactatttgataaattaaacagtaatactttaattaacatttgaataataacattaaatacatttcaataaatatttaaattatcgacTAGATAACACACAACTTCAAAAGAAATCCATGGAGAATAAGTCTCTATTCAAATCTGCCGCCAATATTGCGGCGTACGGACTTTGGAAATCTTTTTTGGACAAATAAGACGAGGTGATGGCGTCCGACAGCGGAACGCTGTTTGCGATGGCATCGTATGGTGACATCAGGTTGGTACCGGATCTAGAAAACGGTGAAGCTGAGTGCGAGCCTAACGAACCCATTCCTATAATACCCTTAGACATCACATCGTTGCCAAAATTTGAGGAACCTAAAAATTTGGAGTTCGGCATTTGAAATGGTACTTCATGATCTTGGacgtttagtttatttaaaggtAATCCCATTTCTAAAGGTATAGCCAGGTGATTCGGTTCAGGGGGCGggttgtttataatattattaacaattaaaagcTGCAAAGCGATAGCTAAATTATTAAGCACGTGAGAGTCCAAGTTTCCTGAACATTTGTTTggtatttctaaattatttggtGCTGGAATAGTCTTGATACTTGGTACAACTGGTGTTCTCGGTGGATTGACGACTTGTAGCAAAACTGGTTCAGATTTCTTGTACACAGGATGAGCGTAGTTCGGTGGATAGTTTTGGTGGTACGCACGTTCTGTTACGTAAGGCTTTTGGGAAATTTGCGGTGATTCTCTTGTGATGTAAGGACTCAGAGAATATGGCAAACCATATGACGccataacctaaaaaaaaaccgttaatgCAATTTGTAAATTGATCATGAAcacaatcattaatttaaaaaaagaaccgtTCGGAAATTATTTCAGCAacagattataatatttcttaaattataaacaaacataatattactcAATGAAATATGTATCAATACCTTAATAATCAGGAATTGCGTTAGACAAACTTGAAATAGTCGTGTAGTCATATCACTTATTTTCTATGAGAATAATGTTAAAATGCTATGATTTGTTAGTACATTAGCTCATATAAGTTCTGATTTATCTGAATATCTTATCGAGCACGTCTTGAGATCGTTATATCGGCGTTTGAACGTTTCGCGTTATCTctttcgatattaaatattgtttcataataaattatgcgTAAGCGATTTCGTAAAGCACTGCCTAAGTATGACGTCATTCCAAAAgaaacgtaattatatttaattcctaGCTTTGCCATCCCTCCTCCCCCTCCTAATAATATGTGTAGTAAGCagttgttttcaataattcttatcatttaaaatcCTTCTGTTAGAATTACTTTAACTTCAATAACATGCAAGCTACTATCCCTAAATGGGGGATGTTTTAACCCTAAATGGGGGTTGAtttctaaagatacattattagtaCTCGTCCACACCATCTATAGAGcatgcattttaaatttcaattctcttacttcaaaaacacaggaatttaatacaaacttccaaaccccgttttaccccctcaGGAGTGGAGTtttgtaaaatccgttcttagcgaatGTCTACACCATATaaagaacctacctgccaattaccgatttcaagtttgtaggttttatagcttctgagatttcgtgtttaatcagtgagtggtatttatatatcgactatatatatatatatatagataaaataaatgagaaggtataatattaatgaatatttcgtaataaataatttgaataatattatcaatatgacGATGAGTTTCCTTTAAGGAAAGGACTAAATTCTGAATTTGTTGCCCTTTGTCCTCAGCAGtgtctacatttcgaaccgatgacagcttaacatttaatttaattatgtacaatgaaTGCCTTCTCTAAGATCCTATTTGAATAACGAATATTCTGATTTTGTTATGTATTTGCTAATTAACATTGAAACATAGAATTGAAACCTTGGGCCGGGGTGTTCCTTTGGTAGAGAAATAGTCAAGACATTCTTCGCACCAATGCCCCACCATTCTTGGGAGCAAAGTTGTTATGTTTCTCTTGGCTGCAGTTACCCTGACTCACTCTACCTTCAACAATACTAAGGATTGCTGTTTGactgtattaataaatagattaagaTTCAGGCAAAACTTCTAAAAGTAAAGTCTATAGATATGTCAAACTCCAGAGAATACCCATCTCAATTAGCAATAAAAGAAATCTGCTTTTTTATTGCTAATTGAGATGTTTCCGTTGAGGCTACTGTGTCCGAAATCGGTCAGTAGGACATCGTTACATAATTTGTATCCAGAGCAATGAAATATAACCCAAACGATACAAAAGACTTCCAATATCCACGCGAACAAAGTAAAAATAGTAgttgaaaatacaaataaaactcgCAAAACATTTGTACAACATGCTCGCAACGTCGCGACACGTTGGACCCAATATCAGAAGTAATGAAGGTTTCAGGTTGTACAGTTTTGTAAATGCGAGTcgtgtcaaaatataaaatgagtacCATTTGGAACGGAACAACTGATTGGTTCCATTAAAGCAACTTATTGGGGTCTGCAGTTGAAATCgacgttattttacaaaaaacatttattacccGATTATACAGGGTTAATGTCTCGTATGGGACAATGTATACGCTTTTACAGCAGGATCCCATTCAAAATgttgtattcattaaaaatattattttgtataattatatttataaaagaaacatgAAGATTATGCTTGCCGAGGAAGTTATCTAACTTTAAAGCGAGTGAAACTGCGAAACACAGCCATTACCAAGACCTTCTCGAAAATGCATTGTAACTTCTGGTataagatttatgtatattggtttagcaGATTTTTTATCTTAGCATTACAAAAAACCTCTCCTGATTTATTACGTACATagattaatattgtatactcCTATTTATTGCATTAAGGATGTTTGGTTTGACAAGATTTCAcctcaaataaaaatgaatataactttttatattataatgttattattttgtaatagagGTAGGCTGAcgcgcaaatgggccacttgatggtgaTAAAACTCGAAGCGTCATTGAATATTGATAGACATAGATCCTGGTTTAATATAAGCAGTCATAGGTCAGAATTCTAGAGACACACGTCCGGTATAGTGGATGAAGGCACCGCACGTCCCTTATGAAAGCAATTTCATTTTGAAGTGGTATCGTCTCGAGCTCGTCAGCTACAGGGAGAAATGTAAAACGTGGAGCGTCCAATCCGAAATGATATTCGGGGGCAATGGAAGCGACGTGACGCGAATCATCAACAATATCATATTCATATTGTTCTACGTGTGCTTTGTTTGCTTTCTGCTTAGACGGTCTAGCGCTCTATTTATCTACAGATCCTGGTGTGAGGTGTATTTG belongs to Vanessa tameamea isolate UH-Manoa-2023 chromosome 28, ilVanTame1 primary haplotype, whole genome shotgun sequence and includes:
- the LOC135194256 gene encoding uncharacterized protein LOC135194256, giving the protein MTTRLFQVCLTQFLIIKVMASYGLPYSLSPYITRESPQISQKPYVTERAYHQNYPPNYAHPVYKKSEPVLLQVVNPPRTPVVPSIKTIPAPNNLEIPNKCSGNLDSHVLNNLAIALQLLIVNNIINNPPPEPNHLAIPLEMGLPLNKLNVQDHEVPFQMPNSKFLGSSNFGNDVMSKGIIGMGSLGSHSASPFSRSGTNLMSPYDAIANSVPLSDAITSSYLSKKDFQSPYAAILAADLNRDLFSMDFF